A single Lemur catta isolate mLemCat1 chromosome 20, mLemCat1.pri, whole genome shotgun sequence DNA region contains:
- the NUDT21 gene encoding cleavage and polyadenylation specificity factor subunit 5 yields MSVVPPNRSQTGWPRGVNQFGNKYIQQTKPLTLERTINLYPLTNYTFGTKEPLYEKDSSVAARFQRMREEFDKIGMRRTVEGVLIVHEHRLPHVLLLQLGTTFFKLPGGELNPGEDEVEGLKRLMTEILGRQDGVLQDWVIDDCIGNWWRPNFEPPQYPYIPAHITKPKEHKKLFLVQLQEKALFAVPKNYKLVAAPLFELYDNAPGYGPIISSLPQLLSRFNFIYN; encoded by the exons ATGTCTGTGGTACCGCCCAATCGCTCGCAGACCGGGTGGCCCCGGGGAGTCAATCAGTTTGGCAACAAGTACATCCAGCAGACCAAGCCCCTCACCCTGGAGCGTACCATCAACCT GTACCCTCTTACCAATTATACTTTTGGTACAAAAGAGCCCCTCTATGAGAAGGACAGCTCTGTTGCAGCCAGATTTCAGCGCATGAGGGAGGAATTTGATAAAATTGGAATGAGGAGGACTGTAGAAGGGGTTCTGATTGTACATGAGCACCGGCTACCCCATGTCCTACTGCTTCAGCTGGGAACAACTTTCTTCAAATT ACCTGGTGGTGAACTTAACCCAGGAGAAGATGAAGTCGAAGGACTAAAACGCTTAATGACAGAG ATACTAGGTCGTCAAGATGGAGTTCTGCAAGACTGGGTCATTGATGACTGCATTGGTAACTGGTGGAGACCAAATTTTGAACCTCCTCAG TATCCATATATTCCTGCACATATTACAAAGCCTAAGGAACATAAGAAGTTGTTTCTGGTTCAGCTTCAAGAGAAAG cttTGTTTGCAGTTCCTAAAAATTACAAGTTGGTAGCTGCACCATTGTTTGAATTGTATGACAATGCACCAGGATATGGACCCATCATTTCTAGTCTCCCTCAGCTGTTGAGCAG gttcAATTTTATATACAACTGA